In Deinococcus sedimenti, a single genomic region encodes these proteins:
- a CDS encoding succinate dehydrogenase iron-sulfur subunit, with protein MTQTTAQASSAPVSASVPMLQLKVKVLRFDPEKDKKAYWTTYDVEAQPGDRVLDVINHIKWYLEPSLTFRRSCMHGICGSDAMLINGRNRLACKTLVRDVAKSGGTITVEPIRGLKVEKDLLVDMEPFFDSYKAIMPYFINESPAPAAERIQSEEEAERMAHSSNCILCACCTTSCPIFWVNGSYLGPAAIVQAHRFIFDTRDEATQQRLGIMNQNTGVWRCRTAYNCTEACPRDIPITQLIEEVKRAVMYGQA; from the coding sequence ATGACCCAGACCACTGCACAAGCCAGCAGCGCGCCCGTCAGCGCGAGCGTGCCCATGCTGCAACTGAAAGTCAAGGTCCTGCGCTTCGACCCCGAAAAGGACAAGAAAGCGTACTGGACCACCTACGACGTGGAAGCCCAGCCGGGCGACCGCGTGCTGGACGTCATCAACCACATCAAGTGGTACCTGGAACCCAGCCTGACGTTCCGCCGCTCGTGCATGCACGGCATCTGCGGCAGCGACGCCATGCTGATCAACGGCCGCAACCGCCTCGCCTGCAAGACCCTGGTGCGCGACGTCGCCAAGAGCGGCGGGACCATCACCGTGGAACCCATCCGCGGCCTGAAGGTCGAAAAGGACCTGCTGGTCGACATGGAGCCGTTCTTCGACTCGTACAAGGCGATCATGCCGTACTTCATCAACGAGTCCCCGGCCCCAGCCGCCGAACGCATCCAGTCCGAGGAAGAAGCCGAGCGCATGGCGCACTCCTCGAACTGCATCCTGTGCGCGTGCTGCACGACCAGTTGCCCGATCTTCTGGGTGAACGGTTCGTACCTCGGCCCCGCCGCGATCGTGCAGGCCCACCGCTTCATCTTCGACACCCGCGACGAGGCCACGCAGCAGCGCCTGGGCATCATGAACCAGAACACCGGCGTGTGGCGCTGCCGCACCGCGTACAACTGCACCGAAGCCTGCCCGCGCGACATTCCGATCACTCAGTTGATCGAGGAAGTCAAACGCGCCGTCATGTACGGCCAGGCGTAA
- a CDS encoding cytochrome P450, with product MTDALPRPSCPRVIPTVPGPPLIGSVTRLSPLSLRTFLADSYRQHGPVFNVSGLGQTFTVLAGPEANVWAMKESSRVLRSREAWQPNDQAFGVQRSLISVDGAEHRAFRRVEGRAYTRSYLSANLARALSVTAEDLAPLRAGDELPVASWCKAVITEQLARVVVNGTARPYLRDLLTFVQTTLMVRVTRQRPPLTEHLPGFRRARARSLGMVEALIEEHRRIPPAQAGREPDLIDDLLAAQAADPAFWSELDLRVAAIGAFIAGMDTAANTLAFVLYRVGQHPELMPALVAEADAAFQDGPPTLETLGRLPHLHRFVLECLRLHPIAPALNRTVTQDFEFAGYVVPQGRRVILGTTVPHSLDECYPDAGTFDPDRFAPSRMEHRRPGAFAPFGLGAHVCAGSGMAEGLILLNLAAILRTLDLRGDPSYVLREVARPTVTPDDHLTLSVRAVRHPAVSLLA from the coding sequence ATGACCGACGCCCTGCCCCGGCCGTCCTGCCCGCGCGTCATCCCCACGGTGCCCGGCCCGCCCCTGATCGGCAGTGTCACGCGACTGTCTCCGCTCTCGCTCCGCACGTTCCTCGCCGACTCGTACCGCCAGCACGGACCGGTATTCAACGTGTCGGGCCTGGGCCAGACCTTCACCGTCCTGGCGGGTCCCGAAGCGAACGTGTGGGCCATGAAGGAATCCAGCCGGGTGCTGCGCTCCCGTGAGGCCTGGCAGCCCAACGATCAGGCCTTCGGGGTGCAGCGGTCCCTGATCAGCGTGGACGGCGCCGAACACCGCGCATTCCGGCGCGTGGAGGGCCGCGCGTACACCCGCTCCTACCTGAGCGCGAACCTCGCCCGCGCACTGTCGGTCACGGCCGAGGATCTCGCCCCGCTGCGCGCCGGAGACGAACTCCCGGTGGCCTCCTGGTGCAAGGCGGTCATCACCGAGCAGCTGGCCCGCGTCGTCGTGAACGGCACCGCCCGCCCGTACCTGCGTGACCTGCTGACGTTCGTGCAGACCACCCTGATGGTCCGCGTGACCCGGCAGCGCCCACCCCTGACCGAGCACCTGCCGGGCTTCCGGCGCGCCCGAGCGCGGTCGCTGGGCATGGTGGAGGCCCTGATCGAGGAGCACCGCCGCATTCCGCCGGCTCAGGCCGGACGCGAACCGGACCTGATTGACGACCTGCTGGCCGCGCAGGCGGCCGACCCCGCGTTCTGGTCCGAACTGGACCTGCGCGTAGCGGCCATCGGGGCGTTCATCGCGGGCATGGACACCGCCGCGAACACCCTGGCGTTCGTGCTGTACCGCGTCGGGCAGCACCCGGAGCTGATGCCCGCACTCGTCGCGGAGGCAGACGCGGCCTTTCAGGATGGTCCACCCACCCTGGAGACCCTGGGCCGCCTGCCGCACCTGCACCGGTTCGTCCTGGAGTGCCTGCGCCTGCACCCGATCGCCCCGGCCCTGAACCGCACCGTGACGCAGGACTTCGAATTCGCCGGTTACGTGGTGCCGCAGGGACGGCGCGTGATCCTCGGCACGACCGTCCCCCACTCCCTGGACGAGTGCTATCCGGACGCCGGCACGTTCGACCCGGACCGCTTCGCGCCGAGCCGCATGGAGCACCGCCGTCCCGGTGCGTTCGCGCCCTTCGGTCTGGGCGCCCACGTCTGCGCGGGCAGCGGCATGGCCGAGGGCCTGATCCTGCTGAATCTCGCGGCGATCCTGCGGACTCTAGATCTGCGCGGCGACCCCAGCTACGTCCTGCGCGAGGTCGCCCGCCCCACCGTCACGCCCGACGACCACCTGACCCTGAGCGTGAGGGCCGTGCGGCACCCGGCGGTCAGTCTGCTGGCCTGA